In a single window of the Nodularia spumigena CCY9414 genome:
- a CDS encoding alr0857 family protein, with amino-acid sequence MLKLTYTESSFYLECLTESLEKWVAQRVVFALRVGQNLYVESSTASFLLPLDLPGIEMLKAEVKQNNSEIITLCACDSEYMEVTLRGFWLSDNCEDAVGLFATTISDSSSEALSSASAIEVFLHQLWQDAQACASVMSEWYDS; translated from the coding sequence ATGCTGAAATTAACTTACACCGAAAGCAGCTTTTATTTAGAGTGTCTAACTGAGTCACTAGAGAAATGGGTGGCGCAGCGAGTAGTTTTTGCACTGCGTGTTGGGCAAAATCTGTATGTTGAATCCAGCACTGCTTCCTTTCTGCTTCCTCTTGATTTACCAGGAATAGAGATGTTGAAGGCGGAAGTTAAACAAAATAACAGTGAAATTATTACCTTGTGTGCTTGTGATAGTGAGTATATGGAAGTTACTTTGAGGGGTTTTTGGCTATCAGATAATTGTGAAGATGCTGTGGGTTTGTTTGCTACCACTATCAGTGATTCTTCTAGTGAGGCTTTGTCCTCAGCTTCAGCCATTGAGGTATTTTTACATCAACTTTGGCAAGACGCGCAAGCTTGTGCTTCTGTGATGAGCGAGTGGTATGATTCCTAG